In one Arachis duranensis cultivar V14167 chromosome 9, aradu.V14167.gnm2.J7QH, whole genome shotgun sequence genomic region, the following are encoded:
- the LOC107465138 gene encoding uncharacterized protein LOC107465138, with protein sequence MKHPPEEHSVLRCDVIDEVVAKVREEDHNKLCYHIVEETDDQEGEHEKVAENELCKLDEKEPQLEAKSELKPLPSHLKYAFLEDNQKFLVIIASELSSEEEEKLLDILRKYKKAIGWSLADIVGIDPRKCMHRIFLQEGARPVRQPQRRLNPTILDVLKKEVTRLLDAGIIYPISDSKWVSPVQVVPKKSGITTVKKDDGEVVTKRMLDRLASKSHYCFLGGFTGYFQIHIAPEDQEKTTFTCPFGTFAYKRMPFGLCNGLATFQRQGIVLGHVVSHEEIFVDPAKVDVITTLPYPSSVREVRSFLGHAEFYRRFIKDFSKIALPLSRLLQKDVDFEFDSECVKAFEELRRVLTMAPIVRGPNWMLPFEIMCNASNHAIGAALAQRDGKLPYVIAYSFKTLDAAQSNYTTTEKELLAIVHALDKFRSYFLGSKIVVYTDHAALKYLLTKNESKPRLIRWILLLQEFDIEIRDRSGSQNMVADHLSHLENLEFDPFPINDSFPLDSLHAVSDSFPWFAPMANYLCQKSGNTSQRDEMPQQPMLLCEIFDVWGIDFMGPFSNSSGYLYILLAVDYVSKWVEVIPTRFNDANTIISFIRNNIVCCYGSPRAIAGVARKLQLEELECLRNEAYENARIYKEKTKAFHDHHIWKKDFQEVDEVLLYNSRLRFMPGKLRSRWEGPFKVKEIKPYGVVELFDPKSEATFKVNGHRVKKYHGYKLPKELEVFLLQDAPREGEA encoded by the exons ATGAAGCATCCTCCTGAAGAGCATTCCGTTCTCCGATGTGATGTAATCGATGAAGTAGTAGCGAAAGTGCGAGAAGAAGACCATAACAAGTTGTGCTACCATATTGTTGAAGAGACGGATGACCAAGAGGGTGAACATGAGAAAGTTGCTGAGAATGAACTCTGTAAGCTTGATGAAAAAGAACCTCAGCTTGAGGCAAAGAGTGAATTGAAGCCTCTTCCATCTCATTTGAAGTATGCTTTCTTAGAGGACAACCAAAAGTTTCTGGTCATTATTGCTAGTGAGCTTtctagtgaagaagaagaaaagctccTAGATATTCTCAGAAAGTACAAGAAGGCAATTGGTTGGAGCCTAGCCGATATTGTGGGGATTGACCCTCGCAAGTGCATGCATCGTATATTTCTCCAAGAGGGAGCTAGGCCGGTTAGACAACCACAAAGGAGGCTCAACCCAACCATCCTCGATGTGTTAAAGAAGGAGGTCACTAGGCTACTTGATGCGGGTATCATATACCCGATTTCTGACAGTAAGTGGGTGAGCCCGGTCCAAGTTGTTCCCAAGAAATCAGGCATCACTACGGTTAAAAAGGATGATGGCGAAGTGGTCACCAAGAGA ATGTTGGACCGTTTGGCGAGTAAATcccattattgctttcttgGTGGATTCACTGGTTACTTCCAGATTCACATtgctcctgaagatcaggaaaagaccaCATTCACTTGCCCTTTTGGCACCTTTGCctacaaaaggatgccatttggactaTGTAATGGACTTGCTACTTTTCAGCG aCAAGGTATAGTGTTAGGACATGTAGTATCTCATGAAGAAATTTTTGTAGACCCGGCCAAGGTCGATGTTATCACCACTTTACCTTACCCCTCATCTGTGAGGGAGGTCCGCTCGTTTTTAGGACATGCAGAATTCTATAGACGCTTTATCAAAGATTTCAGCAAGATTGCTTTGCCATTGTCGCGCCTACTCCAAAAAGATGTGGACTTTGAGTTTGACAGTGAATGTGTGAAAGCTTTTGAAGAGCTAAGGAGAGTTCTTACCATGGCACCGATTGTGCGAGGCCCCAACTGGATGTTGCCATTTGAGATAATGTGCAATGCGTCAAACCATGCTATAGGTGCCGCGCTTGCACAGCGCGATGGTAAACTCCCTTATGTCATTGCATACTCTTTTAAAACACTTGATGCAGCACAATCTAACTATACCACTACTGAAAAGGAACTCCTAGCTATTGTTCATGCTTTAGATAAATTCAGATCTTATTTTCTAGGATCAAAGATAGTGGTATACACGGATCATGCAGCTTTAAAATACTTATTGACAAAGAATGAGTCAAAACCTAGACTCATACGTTGGATCTTGCTTTTGCAAGAATTCGACATTGAGATTAGGGACCGGAGTGGATCTCAAAACATGGTTGCGGATCATTTAAGCCACCTTGAGAATTTAGAATTTGATCCATTTCCGATCAATGACTCATTCCCATTGGATAGTTTGCATGCTGTGTCGGATAGTTTTCCTTGGTTTGCCCCAATGGCGAACTACTTG TGTCAGAAGTCGGGAAACACATCCcaaagggatgaaatgcctcagcAACCTATGCTGCTCTGTGagatatttgatgtatggggcattgatttTATGGGACCATTTTCCAACTCCAGTGGGTATCTATATATTCTGTTAGCAGTTGACTACGtgtcaaagtgggtggaagTAATACCTACCCGCTTTAACGACGCCAATACCATCATTTCTTTTATTAGGAATAACATTGTATGCTGTTATGGGTcgccacgagcaatc GCAGGAGTAGCCAGAAAATTACAGCTAGAGGAGCTCGAGTGTTTAAGGAACGAAGCGTATGAGAATGCCCGGATTTACAAGGAAAAGACTAAAGCATTCCATGACCATCACATCTGGAAGAAGGACTTCCAAGAAGTTGATGAGGTTCTCCTCTACAATTCGAGGCTTCGTTTCATGCCTGGCAAGCTCCGTTCTAGATGGGAAGGCCCTTTCAAGGTGAAGGAGATAAAGCCTTATGGAGTGGTGGAGTTGTTTGATCCTAAAAGTGAAGCAACTTTCAAGGTGAATGGACATAGGGTGAAGAAGTACCATGGGTACAAGCTCCCAAAAGAGCTAGAGGTGTTCCTATTGCAGGATGCACCTAGAGAAGGAGAAGCTTGA